Proteins co-encoded in one Ictalurus punctatus breed USDA103 chromosome 18, Coco_2.0, whole genome shotgun sequence genomic window:
- the st8sia3 gene encoding sia-alpha-2,3-Gal-beta-1,4-GlcNAc-R:alpha 2,8-sialyltransferase, protein MVRILSALGLVMFSVALLILSLISYVSIKKDAIFTGPKYPSGGGPRMYMFHTGFRSQLAMKFLDPAFTPLNNALNENLQENSSKWKFNTTGYLEQSKEIAQYIDVPRNFTLTKSSVRVGQLMHYDYSSHKYVFSIGENFRSLLPDSSPILNKRYNTCAVVGNSGILTGSRCGAAIDAYDFVFRCNFAPTEVFRRDVGRRTNLTTFNPSILEKYYNNLLTIQDRNNFFLSLKKLDGAILWIPAFFFHTSATVTRTLVDFFVEHRGQLRVQLAWPGNIMQYVNRYWKTKQLAPKRLSTGILMFTLASSLCDQIHLYGFWPFGWDPNTGKELPYHYYDKKGTKFTTKWQESHQLPTEFKLLFKMHTDGILKLSLSHCA, encoded by the exons ATGGTGCGCATCCTCAGCGCCCTCGGCTTGGTCATGTTCAGCGTGGCTCTgctcatcctctctctcatcAGCTACGTGTCTATAAAGAAGGACGCCATCTTCACGGGCCCCAAATACCCGAGCGGCGGCGGGCCGCGGATGTACATGTTTCACACGGGCTTCAG ATCCCAACTGGCAATGAAGTTTCTGGACCCAGCATTTACACCCTTGAACAATGCCCTAAATGAGAACCTACAGGAGAACTCATCCAAGTGGAAGTTTAATACAACGGGCTATTTAGAGCAAAG taaAGAGATTGCCCAGTACATCGACGTGCCACGCAACTTTACCCTGACCAAGAGCAGCGTTCGTGTCGGTCAGCTGATGCACTACGACTACTCCAGTCATAAATACGTCTTCTCCATCGGCGAGAACTTCCGCTCCCTCTTGCCTGACTCGTCGCCCATCCTTAACAAGCGCTACAACACGTGCGCCGTGGTGGGAAACAGTGGAATCCTGACAGGCAGCCGGTGCGGCGCCGCCATCGACGCCTACGACTTCGTCTTCCGCTGCAACTTTGCGCCAACTGAGGTCTTCCGCAGGGACGTGGGCCGCCGCACAAACCTCACAACCTTTAATCCCAGCATTCTGGAGAAGTACTATAACAACCTCCTCACCATCCAAGACCGAAACAACTTCTTCCTGAGCTTGAAGAAGCTGGACGGAGCCATCTTGTGGATACCGGCCTTTTTCTTCCACACCTCAGCCACGGTCACGCGCACGCTGGTGGACTTCTTTGTGGAGCACCGGGGGCAGCTGAGGGTGCAGCTGGCCTGGCCTGGGAACATCATGCAGTATGTTAACAG GTACTGGAAGACGAAGCAGCTCGCCCCGAAGCGGCTGAGCACAGGTATCCTGATGTTCACCCTGGCCTCATCCCTGTGCGATCAGATTCACCTGTACGGTTTCTGGCCTTTTGGCTGGGACCCGAACACAGGCAAGGAGCTGCCCTACCACTACTACGACAAGAAAGGTACCAAGTTCACCACCAAGTGGCAGGAGTCGCACCAGCTGCCCACCGAGTTCAAGCTCCTATTCAAGATGCACACGGATGGCATCCTCAAGCTGAGTCTCTCGCACTGCGCATAG